The Verrucomicrobiota bacterium genome contains the following window.
CCTCTCCCAACTCCAAGATATCGCTAAAAGCAAAACTCCCGCGCTGGGATACACGATTCCTTATGCCGTGGGCAATATCATCATGGCCTTCTGGGGTCTGGTCATTGTTTTATTACTCCACCGCTAAAGGGGGGGAGACTGCCGGGGGATGGCCCTCGTGTTTATTGCCGCAAAAATCGTTTCAGTGGGTAAACTCAAATATGCGGGCCATTTTATTTTTGATGAATTCGACGGTGAGCAGACCGGACTCTTCATTCCACTGGTAAGGCGGGATTTCCTCCGAGGGATAGGCACAGCGCAATTTGCTCTTTTTGCCCTTGAGATGCGGGAGGCAAAGGGATTGGAGCTCCGGTCCGTCCTGGCGGCGCCAGACCGCGACGAGGGTTTTATCCTTCATACGGTAACCCAGCGAGAC
Protein-coding sequences here:
- a CDS encoding alpha-galactosidase, with the translated sequence VWSYPLRTGDREEAVFNMVNAMLMRIHQSGHLNELTPERLALVKEGLDYYKTYREEIPTAESFWPTGFPTHLDPWVSLGYRMKDKTLVAVWRRQDGPELQSLCLPHLKGKKSKLRCAYPSEEIPPYQWNEESGLLTVEFIKNKMARIFEFTH